Within Mucilaginibacter inviolabilis, the genomic segment TTCCACAAACTGGCAAGCCATTTTTTACGGTACAACACATAACCAAAGCCATAACGTATCCCTCGATGGTGGAAATGAGCGCTTTAACTATAAAGTGAATATGGGATACTATTCGGAAAAAGGGGTTATTAAAAATACTGGTTTCGACAGGTATAACTTGAATATGAACATGGAGTTTAAGCCAAATGATAAATTCAGGTTTTTTGGTTCATTATTCGGTTCCTTGGGTAGTCAGGCCAAGGGAAATGGTGTTGGTTTATTGCAACAGGGAGTAGCTCAAAATGGGCAGGCTTCTACTTTACTGCCACCTCCCTCGTTTTATCTTTCACCCGATGGCGTGACTTCTGCTTTACAAACTAAAAATAGTAACAGTACAAGAAATATACGCACCAATATTGATGGCCGGTATGAGTTTCTTCCCGGTCTTGCCTTGTCTTCCAGCATCAGCTATGATTATACCTCTGATGCCGAATCAACATTTACCCCTGCTGCCGCAAATGCCCAGTTTGCGCAGATATATGATTATGAAGGTCGAAACTTTACATTATATAACCGTAATGCTATCACCTATGCTAAAACGTTCGGCGCAGATCATACTATATTCATCAATACTTTTAATGAAATATATAAGCAGGGCGGCCAAAGTGGTATCATCAGACAAACCCGCATTCCGAACGATCAATTAGAAGGTCCAATAGGATTCGATCCTTATAATTCAAGAGGCGGGGGCGTATTATCCAATTACAAAAATGCTACTATAGCATCGTTTGCCGGTTCATTTAATTATGATTATAAAAAGAAATATGTTTTGGAGCTTTCATACCGTTTGGATGGTACATCATCAAATGGTTTAGAGAACCCGTATTCAAAAAACCCTGCAGCCGGTTTCAGATGGAATTATTATAAAGAAAACTGGTTTAAAAACTGGGATTGGCTTACCTCAGGAGGTTTAAGATTAACCTGGGGACAGAACATTGTGCCAACGGGCAGTTTGCAAAGTATTTATGGACTGTATAATCTGAATGGTAATTTCAATAACAATCCAACTATTGGGGTTAACTACGAATTTATACCCAACCCGGCATTAAAACCGACCACAACCACGCAGTACAACCTTGGTTTTGATATGACACTTTTGCAAGGCAAGGTTGACTTAAGTTTTGATACCTATTATAAAAAAGTAGATAATTTATTGTTCGATAGATTTTTACCTAATAGCACCGGCTTTCAAAAGAAAACAAGCAATGATGTGTCTATAGCCGATTATGGTTATGAGCTCATGTTAACGGTACGGCCAATAACTTCTAAAGATTTTAACTGGACAGTATCGTTTAATGGAGCTATTAATCGCGATTATTTGTTGAGGCTACCTGCGGAGTATAACGGGCAGTATATCAAATTTGATTATAATAATTATCAGCATATTGTTTTCAGAGTAGGTAAAAATACCTTGTCAAATTACCTGCTTATCAATCAGGGGGTTTACTCAACCGACGCAAACGTGCCTGTGGATCCTGTAACAGGTAAAAAGTATCAAACAAACGGCCTGGCATTTAAAGGCGGCGACCCGATTTTTAAAGATGTTAATGGCGACTATATACTTGATAGCCGTGATTATGAAATAACCGGTAATTCACAGCCTTTAATTACGGGAGGTATATCCACAAATATCAACTATAAAAATTTCGGATTAAATATTTACGCCACTTACACAGCAAAGCGCACAATTTTAAATAATGCCCTTTCCGATAGGCTGTCTATCATGCGCGATCCCTATGCATTATTAGCTGTAGTACCATTGGCTAACCTGGATATATGGCGCAAACCCGGAGATAACTCAGTTTATCCTAATCCTTATTCGTTTTCGAGATTTAACCAGATACAACCTCTCCGTGCCGATCAAACACTGTGGCAAGAAGATGGATCATACCTAAAGATCAATACCGTTACGCTCTCGTACATGTTTGACCGCCGTTTTACCAGGAGAATCGGATTTAACACGGTAAGGGTTTATTTCTCCACCAATAACCTTGTCACATTTTCCGGATATAAAGGCCCCAACCCCGAGAACGTGACTTCGCTTGGGCGGGACGTGTCAAGCGGATATCCGGTACCGCGTACTTATAATCTAGGTTTAAATATTGAACTCAATACAAGTAAATAAAATTCAGGATCATGAAAAAAAGTGTGATATACATTTTAGTAACGGCAGCAAGCTTGTGTTTACCTTCCTGTAAGAAGTTTTTAAATGTCCAGCCCATTGACAAATTAACAGGAAACAACTTTTACCGCTCAAAAGACGACGTTGTAGCCAATATTTATGATATGTCGAGAACCTTCTTCGGCAAAATTAATGAAACGCATTTTATAGGTGCTACCGGTGAATATCGCTCCGGTGAGGTGTTGTCTGAGGCTCAGGCTGATAATGGCCCTGCTCGCGCATTTGTGGAGGTACTTGGCCGGAATGATTTGCTGGGTCTTATAAACGGCAATCCCCCATGGAATTTCTATAATTTTTATTTAATCACCGATTGGACAGGTTATTACCAGGTAATACAGAGTGCCAATATCCTTATCTCGAAGCTGGAAACAGGTGTGCCTGGTGTAAGCGAAACCGAGAAAAAGCAATTTGAAGCTGAAGCGGCTTTTATACGCTCGCTTGCTTATTTCTTCATGGTTAGGCTTTATGGTGATGTGCCTTATTATACCGATGCATTTCATTCAACCGCATTACCGCGCGAAAACATGGTGTCCGTTTTAAATAAATGTGTCGCCGACCTTAAAAAATACAAAGATGGTATACCTTGGAACTATACCGACCCTGCATTAAAAGGTGTGCGGGCAACCAAGGGCAGTATTATAGCGCTCATCATGAATATGAATATGTGGAACGCTGGCTTTGACAAACCAAATGCAAACAAATACTATCAGGAAACAGCCGATCTGGGGCAGGAACTTGTGAAGAGCAATGCCTACAGATTATTACCGCTAAGTGAGTGGGCAACGGTTATTAAAGGACGATCGGACGAAAGCCTTTTTGAGTTTTATCGCAGCATTAATTATGGCGATCAGAATACCAATGTAGCACCCATAGGGGATATGTTTTTGCATTACCCTTATAAAAGACCCGAGTACACGCATAGAGTGAGTTTTGCATATTACCGGGGCGAATACATGCAGAAGCTGTATTCGGGCACTGCAGATAAGCGTGTTTCCATATGGTTTAACTCAGACATATATGCTGATAATGGAAAATTCATGATGCTCAAATTTGCCCAAAATGCCTTTGCAACCGGCGAAGAGGACGCTAATCCTGATAACACCTTTATGATATTCAGATATGCTGGTGAAATATTGCTGTGTGCGGAAGCTTTGGCTGAATTGGGACAGGATGATGCTGCGATTGCTATGCTTAACAAAGTTAGAGATAGAGCCGAAGCTACACGTTATACTGGTGGTGGTGGGCAGGATCTTAAAGATTTTATCTTCCTGGAAAGATCGCGCGAACTGATGGGCGAGGGGCATCATTATTTCGATCTGGTTCGTACCCGTAGAATCATGAACAGCGAGTGGTCATATAATGTATTAACGCTAGACAAATTTAATCGCGGTGCCTGGACATGGCCGCTCAATAGTAATGCACTTGCTAATAACCCTTTTATGTCATTGAACATGTACTGGGTAAACGGAGGCAATTAACCTATTCCTAAAAGAGTAATAATAAGAAATATGAAAAATATAATTATTGTTTTTGCCGGTTTTTTACTGGTGTTTACCAGCTGTAAACGGGATGAGTATTATAAGGACGGAGGTAAAGCCAAAGCCGATTATCCTGGAGATATGTTGCAGTATCTACAGGACAAAGCAGTTCCGTTTGATACCATTGCGCAGATAGTAAAACTGGCTGGGATGGAAGAGACATTCCGCAAAACCGATTTTACCTTTTTTGCTCCTGATGATGATGTTATCAAAAGGACTATTGGCAATAACAAAACAGATGGCTCATTAAATAAATTTTTGTTCGATGCCGGACGCGATACCGTGAAAAAATTGTCGGACATCGACTCCGCGATTTGGAAAAAATATTTACAGCGATATATGTTTAAAGGCATCAACAGGCTTAAAGATTACCCGCAGATAGATCTTACACTGCAAAACCAATACCCTGGAGCTTTATACTACTCTTATAGCGGAGATGTGGTGAATATTGGGGTGATATACGGCGATGCCAATAACGTAAAATATATTGGCCCCCGTACACTGGTAATAGGATTTATAAATGATATAAATAATGCAGAAAATGCAGTTTTCCGTACCCTCATATCTTCCTCGGATATTAAACCCAAAAACGGGGTAGTGCACACCCTGCAATATAACGGTGCTTACTTTGGATTTAACCCCAGCGACTTTTACGAAGAGATTTATTTCGCGGGACTTCATCCATCCAATTAAAATGTTATAAATGATTTTTTCAATGGTAATGAATTGAAACATGAGCAAAATTAACTACATCATAACGATTATCCTTGCTGTATTTACCCTGGAGGCATGTAAAAAGGATAAAACAGAGTTTTCGGATCCATATGGAGACGGAAAACCACCCTTGGGAGTTACGCTAAGCAGAGATGCTACGCCTACACCTGCAACGGGTTCGGTGGGTACAGAGGTAACTTTTAAGGCTACCGGGCTTATACCCTTTAAGGATAAAATAAAGTTTATGTTCAACGGCGAACCCGGTCAGGTTACTGAAGTCACGGAATCAACCATTAAAGTAAAAGTGCCTCCGTTTGGCAGCACAGGCATTACTTCTATTGCTATAGATGACCAGTTAGTGATTGGCCCAATATTTAAGGTGACCGGATTAATCAATATTGATCCTTCATTCAGGGCCACGGCAGGGGCAAATAATTATGTAAATCAGGTATATCCGTTAGCCGATGGTCGAAATCTGATACTTGGTTGGTTTACCAATTATGATAATAAAGGGATTATTACCCCACTTAACAGACTTGTAAGAACATCGGCCGATGGCGAGTTTGACCGTACATTCAGAACCGGTAAAGCAGCAAACGGAGGTTTATCCAGAGTTATTGAACTCGGTGGGAAATATATTATTGCCGGTGGGTTTAGCGGTTACAATCAACGTACAGAAAATATCAGCAATATTACCAGTTTAAATATTGATGGCAGCATTGATACGATAGGTATAAAGACCTACAGAAGACCATCGCAAACGGATACAACTAAGTACTTCCCCAAATTCAACGGAGGAACCAATGATTTTATAGGCAAGATATATAAGCACCAGAATAAGATACTGGCAACAGGTAACTTCAGATATTATGTACGCCGGGTTTATACCGAGCATAATCATGATTTTACCCGCGATACAGTAATATTGGATAGTACAGAAATACGGCAGGTGATTCGTTTTAATCTTGACGGGTCACTGGATAAAACTTATCGTTTTGACATGGGCGCTAACAAAGGTCGGCCCTCGGCAAATGGGCCAATTGATTCTTATATGCATACCGATGCAGACCAATTGGAAAAACTGGTGCTGTTTGGAAGTTTTACCACATTTGATCAGAAAGCCGCTGGTCGTCTGATACGGTTAGGTGCCGATGGTAAAATTGACGCATCGTTTAAAACCGGTGTAGGTACTGATAATAGTATCTCATCTTTAACATACAATGCCGTAACCAAAAAATATCTTATAACGGGGATATTCAGGACATATGACGGCAAATCGGCTATTAGCATGGCTTTGCTCAATACGGATGGTTCGCTTGACCAAACCTTTAACGCCAAATCATTTGAAGGAGGATATCCGGGCTTTGCCCGTCAACTCGATGATGGGCTGATTGTAGTTAGCGGCAGTTTCAAAAAATATGATAACGTTACGCGTAATGGCTTTATGGTATTAAACGCCAAAGGTGAATTGGCAGCGAATTATAATTCCACAGGGCCATTCTCGGGTACTTTGAATGATATCATACAAACCAAGTCGGCTGACGGAAAAAGAGGATTGTTGCTAATTGGAGGGTTTGATCGCTTTGACAACGTACAGGTTAGTAATATCATACGCGTAACCATTGAATAAATTTTAAGAGAACCTATAATTTATAAAGAGATGCGGAACAGGAAAAAATATAAAGGAATAATTTTTTCGATCATTTGTGCATTGGCTGTAGCGGCTGTATCATGTAATAAGGATTTTGTGCGTGCACTGTCCGATAAAAATTATACGGATACGGCCAAAGCATCATTTGGCCAGCGCAAGGTGCTTTACCTTATTGTTGACGGAGCAAGGGGGGCGTCTGTAAGTAGTGCCAATGTACCCAATATTAAAGCCTTGTTGCCCAATTCAATTTACAGTTGGGTTGCACTGAGTGACCCGGATTCGACCCGCGATGTAAGTAATTGGGCCAATATGCTTACCGGTGTTAAAAAAGAAAAACACAAGGTTTTATCCGATGATCTTACAGGTAACAATCTGGCAACTTATCCTGTGTTTTTTGAACGGGTAAAAGAAGAAAAACCGAGTGCTAAGATTGTGTCTTTTTCGTCATCGGCTATTTTTAAGAACAAGCTGACGCAGAGCGCTGCAATAAATCAATTATTTGATACTGACGAACAGATCAAAACCGCTGTTGTAAATAATCTTAATGCCGATACGGCACAATTGATCCTGGGTCATTTTAATGATATTGAAGAAGCCGGTGCCAAATATGGATATGATAATTCGCGGACTCAGTATAAAGCCGCTATTGAAAAGTTTGATGGCTACGTTGGCGAAATAATTACTGCACTTAAAAATAGGAAGAATTATGCCAGCGAAGACTGGCTGGTGGTGATAGCTTCAAGCGGTGGCGGTAAGTTTGCTATTCCGGCTAATCAGGATGATAATACGGTTTTCAGTAATACAGCTGCAAATACCTTTACTATTTATTATAATCCAAGATATAAACAGAGGGTAATAGGTAAGCCGTTTACGGGTAACAGATATCTGGGCCGTACTGTGCGCTTAAAAGATACAGCTGTTAGGGCAGAGATAGATACTGCTGATATTTTTAATCTGGATGATACCACCAAGTTTACCATTGAGCTAAAAGTCAAGAAAAACGAAGACAAGTTCTTTTGGCCAAGTATTCTGGGTAAAAGAAAAGAGTGGTCTGCTGGCCACCCCGGTGTGGGCTGGGTAATTTACCTGGAA encodes:
- a CDS encoding DUF5008 domain-containing protein — translated: MSKINYIITIILAVFTLEACKKDKTEFSDPYGDGKPPLGVTLSRDATPTPATGSVGTEVTFKATGLIPFKDKIKFMFNGEPGQVTEVTESTIKVKVPPFGSTGITSIAIDDQLVIGPIFKVTGLINIDPSFRATAGANNYVNQVYPLADGRNLILGWFTNYDNKGIITPLNRLVRTSADGEFDRTFRTGKAANGGLSRVIELGGKYIIAGGFSGYNQRTENISNITSLNIDGSIDTIGIKTYRRPSQTDTTKYFPKFNGGTNDFIGKIYKHQNKILATGNFRYYVRRVYTEHNHDFTRDTVILDSTEIRQVIRFNLDGSLDKTYRFDMGANKGRPSANGPIDSYMHTDADQLEKLVLFGSFTTFDQKAAGRLIRLGADGKIDASFKTGVGTDNSISSLTYNAVTKKYLITGIFRTYDGKSAISMALLNTDGSLDQTFNAKSFEGGYPGFARQLDDGLIVVSGSFKKYDNVTRNGFMVLNAKGELAANYNSTGPFSGTLNDIIQTKSADGKRGLLLIGGFDRFDNVQVSNIIRVTIE
- a CDS encoding SusC/RagA family TonB-linked outer membrane protein encodes the protein MRKHILFYIVLVVCTMLCCTDVHAQAQNVTITGTVVEKSTNKTLPGVNIYLGGKGLTQTDTKGRFTVAIPVNSILTFTFVGFVSEKVKLEPGQKNITVTLTEDKKGLNEVIIVAYQNRNKESTPGASVTITAKDIQDVPTSNVENLLQGKVAGLNVQNNTGAPGFRGSVQVRGLSTLSVTGSGSESFLQPTSPLYIIDGVPLDADKAAEFGFQTQGPGVSPLSLIPVEDIQSIQVMKDAQATSMYGSRGAYGVIIITTKRGNSKVPRVRYTGNFFVNATPKLRETLGGNAERQAKIQQILSNATTIDELRKLGMTGFLADSLNAYWNNSTNWQAIFYGTTHNQSHNVSLDGGNERFNYKVNMGYYSEKGVIKNTGFDRYNLNMNMEFKPNDKFRFFGSLFGSLGSQAKGNGVGLLQQGVAQNGQASTLLPPPSFYLSPDGVTSALQTKNSNSTRNIRTNIDGRYEFLPGLALSSSISYDYTSDAESTFTPAAANAQFAQIYDYEGRNFTLYNRNAITYAKTFGADHTIFINTFNEIYKQGGQSGIIRQTRIPNDQLEGPIGFDPYNSRGGGVLSNYKNATIASFAGSFNYDYKKKYVLELSYRLDGTSSNGLENPYSKNPAAGFRWNYYKENWFKNWDWLTSGGLRLTWGQNIVPTGSLQSIYGLYNLNGNFNNNPTIGVNYEFIPNPALKPTTTTQYNLGFDMTLLQGKVDLSFDTYYKKVDNLLFDRFLPNSTGFQKKTSNDVSIADYGYELMLTVRPITSKDFNWTVSFNGAINRDYLLRLPAEYNGQYIKFDYNNYQHIVFRVGKNTLSNYLLINQGVYSTDANVPVDPVTGKKYQTNGLAFKGGDPIFKDVNGDYILDSRDYEITGNSQPLITGGISTNINYKNFGLNIYATYTAKRTILNNALSDRLSIMRDPYALLAVVPLANLDIWRKPGDNSVYPNPYSFSRFNQIQPLRADQTLWQEDGSYLKINTVTLSYMFDRRFTRRIGFNTVRVYFSTNNLVTFSGYKGPNPENVTSLGRDVSSGYPVPRTYNLGLNIELNTSK
- a CDS encoding RagB/SusD family nutrient uptake outer membrane protein, producing MKKSVIYILVTAASLCLPSCKKFLNVQPIDKLTGNNFYRSKDDVVANIYDMSRTFFGKINETHFIGATGEYRSGEVLSEAQADNGPARAFVEVLGRNDLLGLINGNPPWNFYNFYLITDWTGYYQVIQSANILISKLETGVPGVSETEKKQFEAEAAFIRSLAYFFMVRLYGDVPYYTDAFHSTALPRENMVSVLNKCVADLKKYKDGIPWNYTDPALKGVRATKGSIIALIMNMNMWNAGFDKPNANKYYQETADLGQELVKSNAYRLLPLSEWATVIKGRSDESLFEFYRSINYGDQNTNVAPIGDMFLHYPYKRPEYTHRVSFAYYRGEYMQKLYSGTADKRVSIWFNSDIYADNGKFMMLKFAQNAFATGEEDANPDNTFMIFRYAGEILLCAEALAELGQDDAAIAMLNKVRDRAEATRYTGGGGQDLKDFIFLERSRELMGEGHHYFDLVRTRRIMNSEWSYNVLTLDKFNRGAWTWPLNSNALANNPFMSLNMYWVNGGN
- a CDS encoding alkaline phosphatase family protein, with the protein product MRNRKKYKGIIFSIICALAVAAVSCNKDFVRALSDKNYTDTAKASFGQRKVLYLIVDGARGASVSSANVPNIKALLPNSIYSWVALSDPDSTRDVSNWANMLTGVKKEKHKVLSDDLTGNNLATYPVFFERVKEEKPSAKIVSFSSSAIFKNKLTQSAAINQLFDTDEQIKTAVVNNLNADTAQLILGHFNDIEEAGAKYGYDNSRTQYKAAIEKFDGYVGEIITALKNRKNYASEDWLVVIASSGGGKFAIPANQDDNTVFSNTAANTFTIYYNPRYKQRVIGKPFTGNRYLGRTVRLKDTAVRAEIDTADIFNLDDTTKFTIELKVKKNEDKFFWPSILGKRKEWSAGHPGVGWVIYLEDAYWYFEFRGTKDNDYHQCRGGDLQKGRWQNLTAKCEIRAGKRYIRTYTDGVFNNELEVTASGSFSNNSPLKLGFLNGTGHGTPDVYVSDIRFFKVDVPDAVIGNYACETSISEGHPYYSFLAAYWPGTDGQGDKIRDVGPQARDFQLKGNYKWEDFNDLICPPPAGALAVFVPQTADIPAQIINWFRIPNRQAWGLDGRVWLDQ